In Macaca thibetana thibetana isolate TM-01 chromosome 8, ASM2454274v1, whole genome shotgun sequence, one DNA window encodes the following:
- the MAFA gene encoding transcription factor MafA, whose amino-acid sequence MAAELAMGPELPSSPLAIEYVNDFDLMKFEVKKEPPEAERFCHRLPPGSLSSTPLSTPCSSVPSSPSFCAPSPGTGGGGAAGGGGGASQAGGAPGPPSGGPGAVGGTSGKPALEDLYWMSGYQHHLNPEALNLTPEDAVEALIGSGHHGAHHGAHHPAATAAYEAFRGPGFAGGGGADDMGAGHHHGAHHAAHHHHVAHHHHHHHHHGGAGHGGGGAGHHVRLEERFSDDQLVSMSVRELNRQLRGFSKEEVIRLKQKRRTLKNRGYAQSCRFKRVQQRHILESEKCQLQSQVEQLKLEVGRLAKERDLYKEKYEKLAGRGGPGGAGGAGFPREPSPPQAGPGGAKGAPDFFL is encoded by the coding sequence ATGGCCGCGGAGCTGGCGATGGGCCCCGAGCTGCCCAGCAGCCCGCTGGCCATCGAGTACGTCAACGACTTCGACCTGATGAAGTTCGAGGTGAAGAAGGAGCCGCCCGAGGCCGAACGCTTCTGCCACCGCCTGCCTCCCGGCTCGCTGTCCTCGACGCCACTCAGCACGCCCTGCTCCTCCGTGCCCTCCTCGCCCAGCTTCTGCGCGCCCAGCCCGGGcaccggcggcggcggcgccgcGGGGGGCGGCGGCGGTGCGTCTCAGGCCGGGGGCGCCCCCGGGCCGCCGAGCGGGGGCCCCGGCGCCGTCGGGGGCACCTCGGGGAAGCCGGCGCTGGAGGATCTGTACTGGATGAGCGGCTACCAGCACCACCTCAACCCCGAGGCGCTCAACCTGACGCCCGAGGACGCGGTGGAGGCGCTCATCGGCAGCGGCCACCACGGCGCGCACCACGGCGCGCACCACCCGGCGGCCACCGCGGCCTACGAGGCTTTCCGCGGCCCGGGCttcgcgggcggcggcggcgcggacGACATGGGCGCCGGGCACCACCACGGCGCGCACCACGCCGCCCACCACCACCATgtcgcccaccaccaccaccaccaccaccaccatggcGGCGCGGGccacggcggcggcggcgcgggccaCCACGTGCGCCTGGAGGAGCGCTTCTCCGACGACCAGCTGGTGTCCATGTCGGTGCGCGAGCTGAACCGGCAGCTCCGCGGCTTCAGCAAGGAGGAGGTCATCCGGCTCAAGCAGAAGCGGCGCACGCTCAAGAACCGCGGCTACGCGCAGTCCTGCCGTTTCAAGCGGGTGCAGCAGCGGCACATTCTGGAGAGCGAGAAGTGCCAACTCCAGAGCCAGGTGGAGCAGCTGAAGCTGGAGGTGGGGCGCCTGGCCAAAGAGCGGGACCTGTACAAGGAGAAATACGAGAAGCTGGCGGGCCGGGGCGGCCCCGGGGGCGCAGGCGGGGCCGGTTTCCCGCGGGAGCCTTCGCCGCCGCAGGCCGGTCCCGGCGGGGCCAAGGGCGCTCCCGACTTCTTCCTGTAG